Proteins encoded by one window of Nicotiana tabacum cultivar K326 chromosome 10, ASM71507v2, whole genome shotgun sequence:
- the LOC107813097 gene encoding purine-uracil permease NCS1-like: MVSNSLNLCLHHPHPYNDLSPQIFTKPKNIYYLRTSSIPTTLTTTSSKIIISPKNKVVHSLFHRRCNNILSPMASSDDQSHFISQFDDFQPDPSLTNDDLKPTTTDQRNFSGWEMASLWIGLVVGVPSYYLAGSLVDLGMAWWQGIAIVVIANLITLVPLILIGQPGTKYGISFPILARSSFGIKGAHIPTLLRALVGCGWYGIETWIGGEAIFLLLPKVIKESSLSLPLSWLGTSPLEFTCFIFFWIAQLAIVWKGMDGIRELEKYSAPILIALTSCLLIWSYVKAGGFGHMFDLSSRLSSLQFWSLFFPSLTANISFWATLAINIPDFTRYAKSQNDQIIGQVGLPIFMGLFTFVGLAVTSSTTVIFGHVISNPITLLGEIGGFLTIILAIIGISLATITTNIAANVVAPANALVNLSPSKFTFRSGALLTALLGIAFQPWRLLKSSESFVYTWLVGYSAILGPIMGILLADYYLIQRMNLRIKDLYTLSPSGAYYYKSGYNLVAMFALVIGILPVIPGFLQNVGILSSIPKPFTIIYNNAWFFSLFLAGGLYCILSFLKGKKKNQQHIDPLLPNAS, encoded by the coding sequence ATGGTGTCCAATTCTCTCAACTTATGTCTTCATCATCCTCATCCCTACAATGACCTTAGCCCTCAAATTTTCACAAAACCTAAGAACATTTACTACCTTAGAACATCTTCAATTCCAACCACCTTAACTACAACTAgttctaaaattattatttcaccAAAAAACAAAGTTGTACACTCTTTGTTCCATAGAAGATGTAACAACATTCTTTCTCCAATGGCATCAAGTGATGATCAATCCCATTTCATTTCTCAATTTGATGATTTTCAACCTGATCCCAGTCTTACTAATGATGATCTCAAACCAACGACGACCGATCAACGTAATTTTTCAGGTTGGGAAATGGCTAGTTTATGGATTGGACTTGTTGTTGGTGTGCCTTCATATTACCTAGCTGGTAGTTTAGTTGATCTTGGTATGGCTTGGTGGCAAGGAATTGCAATTGTTGTTATAGCCAATTTGATAACTTTAGTACCACTTATATTAATAGGTCAACCTGGCACAAAATATGGTATATCATTTCCTATTTTAGCAAGATCATCATTTGGGATTAAAGGTGCACATATTCCTACTCTACTTAGAGCTTTAGTTGGTTGTGGTTGGTATGGAATTGAAACATGGATTGGTGGTGAggcaatttttcttttattaccAAAAGTTATTAAAGAATCATCTTTATCTTTACCTCTTTCTTGGCTTGGCACTTCCCCTCTTGAATTTacttgttttatatttttttggataGCCCAATTAGCAATTGTGTGGAAAGGAATGGATGGTATTAGGGAATTAGAAAAATATTCTGCTCCAATTCTTATTGCACTCACTTCTTGTCTACTCATTTGGTCCTATGTTAAGGCTGGTGGATTTGGCCATATGTTTGACTTATCTTCAAGACTTTCATCTTTACAATTCTGGTCACTTTTTTTCCCATCACTCACAGCAAATATTAGCTTTTGGGCTACTTTAGCAATCAATATACCTGATTTTACTAGGTATGCCAAGAGCCAAAATGATCAAATTATAGGTCAAGTAGGGCTTCCAATTTTTATGGGGTTGTTTACTTTTGTTGGTTTAGCAGTTACATCTTCAACGACAGTAATATTTGGGCATGTTATCTCCAACCCCATTACACTACTTGGTGAAATTGGTGGATTCTTGACAATAATCCTTGCAATTATAGGAATTAGCCTAGCCACAATTACTACTAATATTGCAGCCAATGTCGTCGCGCCAGCTAATGCCTTAGTCAATCTTAGCCCTTCAAAATTCACTTTCAGAAGTGGTGCACTTCTGACAGCATTGTTAGGAATTGCATTCCAACCTTGGAGATTACTAAAATCAAGTGAAAGCTTTGTGTATACTTGGTTAGTTGGCTATTCTGCAATATTAGGACCAATTATGGGCATACTTTTAGCAGATTATTATCTCATTCAAAGGATGAATTTAAGGATCAAAGATTTGTACACATTGAGTCCAAGTGGAGCATATTATTACAAAAGTGGCTATAATTTGGTAGCCATGTTTGCTTTGGTGATTGGGATTTTGCCAGTAATTCCAGGGTTTTTGCAAAATGTTGGGATCTTGAGTTCAATTCCAAAGCCATTTACCATTATTTACAACAATGCTTGGTTCTTTAGCTTGTTTTTAGCAGGGGGACTTTAttgtattctttcatttttaaaggggaaaaagaaaaatcaacagCATATAGATCCATTGCTGCCTAACGCATCTTAG